One Amaranthus tricolor cultivar Red isolate AtriRed21 chromosome 1, ASM2621246v1, whole genome shotgun sequence DNA window includes the following coding sequences:
- the LOC130825022 gene encoding ADP-ribosylation factor 1-like encodes MGIGSSRLVRRLLSKRHVKLLMVGLDSSGKTTILYKLKLGQVVRTMPTIGFNVETVEYNNLSFAVWDLGGQEKIRSLWKHYFQNTQGLIFVVDSSDRERIVEARNQLHRILTENELVNTAVLVFANKQDLPNAMCVSEVANKLGLHLLRNHRWYIQDASAISGRGLYQGLNWLYQSLCDRPT; translated from the exons ATGGGCATAGGATCGTCTCGTCTTGTTAGAAGGCTTCTCTCGAAACGCCATGTAAAGTTACTTATGGTTGGCCTTGATTCTTCGGGAAAAACGACAATCCTTTACAAGCTCAAGCTCGGACAAGTTGTGCGCACAATGCCTACGATAG GTTTTAATGTGGAGACAGTGGAATACAATAATCTGAGTTTTGCTGTGTGGGATCTTGGTGGACAAGAGAAG ATTCGGTCCTTATGGAAGCATTACTTTCAGAACACCCAAGGACTCATCTTCGTAGTAGACAGCAGCGACAGGGAACGTATAGTCGAAGCTCGTAATCAACTTCACCGGATTCTTACTGAG AATGAACTGGTTAATACGGCAGTATTAGTTTTTGCCAATAAACAAGACCTTCCTAATGCTATGTGCGTCTCAGAAGTAGCAAACAAGCTCGGGTTGCATTTGCTTCGTAACCATAGATG GTACATACAGGATGCTTCTGCCATATCAGGGCGCGGACTTTATCAAGGTCTGAATTGGTTATATCAGTCTCTCTGTGACAGGCctacataa
- the LOC130825030 gene encoding stress enhanced protein 1, chloroplastic, whose product MAVSQVSASFNLSVYDASTPKSPILSTFFKLPTSNFGRIATSFIRGSPLVIQTNHARLKATQKAKLGSIKCEQSAGGNSLDVWLGRIAMVGFAVAITVEISTGKGLLENFGLTSPLPTVALAVTGLVGVLTAVFIFQSASKN is encoded by the exons ATGGCTGTTTCTCAGGTTTCTGCTTCCTTCAACCTCTCCGTCTATG ATGCATCTACTCCTAAATCTCCAATTCTTAGTACATTTTTTAAGTTGCCCACCTCGAATTTTGGTCGAATTGCTACATCTTTCATCAGGGGTTCTCCACTTG TGATACAGACAAACCATGCTCGGTTGAAAGCCACACAGAAAGCAAAATTGGGATCCATAAAGTGTGAGCAAAGTGCAGGAGGAAATAGCTTGGATGTATGGTTGGGAAGGATTGCAATGGTCGGCTTTGCTGTGGCAATTACTGTTGAAATATCAACAGGCAAGGGGCTTCTTGAG AACTTTGGGCTCACATCTCCGTTACCAACTGTGGCCTTGGCGGTAACAGGACTGGTCGGTGTTCTGACGGCTGTCTTCATATTCCAATCTGCTTCAAAGAATTGA